One region of Solanum pennellii chromosome 6, SPENNV200 genomic DNA includes:
- the LOC107022892 gene encoding CASP-like protein 1F1 isoform X1, translating into MENFGAKNRQNQNVQNPIMKSDKCLLSTQILLRILAIAFTLAATSIILTSKQAVTVFGIEMDARYSYSSAFKFFAITNMVGCAFSVLSLIVASVLAHKSSDPKNYFYMFIHDLITMALLLAGCAAATAVGYVGKYGQTHSGWLPICDHVDKFCRKVSHSIMLSYIAMILYLCLTIISANQSRKIMV; encoded by the exons ATGGAGAATTTTGGTGCCAAAAATAGGCAAAATCAAAATGTGCAAAACCCAATAATGAAATCTGACAAATGTTTGTTGTCAACACAAATTCTGTTGAGAATTTTGGCAATTGCATTCACATTGGCAGCAACTTCCATCATTCTCACAAGCAAACAAGCGGTTACTGTATTTGGCATTGAAATGGATGCACGCTATAGTTATTCTTCAGCTTTCAA GTTCTTTGCTATTACAAATATGGTTGGATGTGCTTTCTCTGTTTTGTCCCTAATTGTAGCCTCTGTTCTTGCTCATAAAAGTTCTGATCCAAAGAACTATTTTTACATGTTCATTCATGATTTG ATTACGATGGCATTGCTACTGGCTGGATGTGCAGCAGCAACAGCAGTTGGATATGTGGGAAAATATGGACAGACTCATTCAGGATGGCTGCCAAtttgtgatcatgttgacaaaTTTTGTCGAAAAGTTTCACATAGTATCATGCTTTCTTACATTGCAATGATACTCTACCTTTGCCTCACTATAATCTCAGCAAATCAATCCAGAAAAATCATGGTTTAA
- the LOC107022892 gene encoding CASP-like protein 1F1 isoform X2, with product MENFGAKNRQNQNVQNPIMKSDKCLLSTQILLRILAIAFTLAATSIILTSKQAVTVFGIEMDARYSYSSAFKFFAITNMITMALLLAGCAAATAVGYVGKYGQTHSGWLPICDHVDKFCRKVSHSIMLSYIAMILYLCLTIISANQSRKIMV from the exons ATGGAGAATTTTGGTGCCAAAAATAGGCAAAATCAAAATGTGCAAAACCCAATAATGAAATCTGACAAATGTTTGTTGTCAACACAAATTCTGTTGAGAATTTTGGCAATTGCATTCACATTGGCAGCAACTTCCATCATTCTCACAAGCAAACAAGCGGTTACTGTATTTGGCATTGAAATGGATGCACGCTATAGTTATTCTTCAGCTTTCAA GTTCTTTGCTATTACAAATATG ATTACGATGGCATTGCTACTGGCTGGATGTGCAGCAGCAACAGCAGTTGGATATGTGGGAAAATATGGACAGACTCATTCAGGATGGCTGCCAAtttgtgatcatgttgacaaaTTTTGTCGAAAAGTTTCACATAGTATCATGCTTTCTTACATTGCAATGATACTCTACCTTTGCCTCACTATAATCTCAGCAAATCAATCCAGAAAAATCATGGTTTAA
- the LOC107022588 gene encoding CASP-like protein 1F1, with product MEPKNMQSSPLKPYKYLLGTQILLRFLATIFTLASTLIILTSKQTVTIFGLEMDARYSYSSAFKFFAFANMIGCAFSVLSLFLASVLGHKGLVPKNSFYMFLHDLIVMAVLLAGCAAATAVGYIGKYGEMHSGWMPICEHVDKFCHKVTNSVILSYFAVFFYLCLTIISANQSRHIQV from the exons ATGGAGCCCAAAAATATGCAAAGTTCACCACTGAAACCTTACAAATATTTGTTAGGAACACAAATTTTGTTGAGATTTTTGGCTACAATATTCACATTGGCGTCtactttgattattttaaccaGCAAACAGACTGTTACTATATTTGGCCTTGAGATGGATGCACGCTATAGTTATTCTTCAGCTTTCAA GTTTTTTGCTTTTGCAAATATGATTGGATGTGCCTTCTCTGTTTTGTCTCTGTTTCTTGCCTCTGTTTTAGGACATAAAGGTCTTGTTCCAAAGAATTCATTTTACATGTTCCTTCATGATTTG ATTGTGATGGCAGTGCTGCTAGCTGGATGTGCAGCAGCAACAGCAGTTGGATATATTGGAAAATATGGTGAGATGCATTCAGGATGGATGCCCATTTGTGAACATGTTGACAAATTCTGTCACAAAGTAACAAATAGTGTCATTCTCTCATACTTTGCTGTGTTTTTCTACCTTTGTCTCACCATTATCTCTGCAAATCAATCCAGACACATCCAAGTTTAA